In Bacillus sp. DX3.1, the following proteins share a genomic window:
- a CDS encoding mannosyltransferase family protein: protein MENTARQRTDLHQKKSIREAWWFRPILVHYLLLIIAILLPYYNNVQEGMTLEHIKHALINWDSHWYIGIAERGYESEKAAAFFPFVPILLKIFGSPYIVIGITQIAFFICLCLLREFFKRFNMTDSQMKAGIWFFAVNPCAIYYATIYTEVWTVLFSLASLHMAVKGKWFYACLFAAILTSTRATALIFGIFPLVLFLMSLWKKDWKMVRNSLLWGMSCTIGLLCYMIYLYYTFGDPMIFSTTQEKHWDHYSVLPWVQIIEGFHADFAIDIVEIRQGLWTLAVLFAFFGTVSIWRLRSNVKWESLGAILFVVITIIFTFSFGTRGMPMHSTLRYLSVLFPLYAVMAIVLPKPLRGVLIILFAIVSFMSAWNFTHHIWNL, encoded by the coding sequence ATGGAAAATACCGCACGACAGAGGACGGATTTACATCAAAAAAAATCGATTAGAGAAGCTTGGTGGTTTAGGCCAATTCTCGTACATTATCTTCTATTAATTATCGCAATTCTATTGCCATACTATAACAATGTGCAAGAAGGAATGACATTAGAACACATAAAGCATGCCTTAATCAATTGGGATAGTCACTGGTACATCGGTATTGCTGAAAGGGGATATGAATCCGAAAAAGCCGCAGCATTCTTTCCATTTGTACCAATCTTACTTAAAATCTTTGGGAGTCCTTATATTGTCATTGGAATAACACAAATTGCATTTTTCATTTGCTTATGTTTATTACGAGAGTTCTTTAAGCGTTTTAACATGACTGATTCTCAAATGAAAGCAGGGATTTGGTTCTTTGCTGTAAATCCTTGTGCAATCTATTATGCGACAATTTATACAGAAGTATGGACGGTGCTTTTTTCTCTTGCCTCACTTCATATGGCAGTAAAAGGGAAATGGTTTTACGCTTGTCTATTCGCTGCAATTTTAACATCAACTCGGGCAACTGCTTTAATATTTGGTATTTTCCCGCTTGTCCTTTTCCTTATGTCATTATGGAAAAAAGATTGGAAAATGGTGAGAAACTCTTTACTGTGGGGAATGAGCTGTACAATCGGTTTATTATGCTACATGATATATCTATACTATACTTTTGGAGATCCAATGATTTTCTCAACAACGCAAGAAAAACACTGGGATCACTATTCCGTTTTACCATGGGTTCAAATTATTGAAGGATTTCACGCTGATTTCGCAATCGACATAGTAGAAATTCGACAAGGATTATGGACATTAGCAGTATTATTTGCTTTTTTTGGAACAGTAAGCATTTGGCGTTTAAGATCCAATGTAAAATGGGAAAGCCTCGGTGCAATTCTATTTGTTGTTATCACTATTATTTTCACATTCAGTTTTGGTACCCGTGGTATGCCAATGCATAGTACACTGAGATATTTGAGTGTTTTATTTCCACTCTATGCTGTTATGGCAATCGTTTTACCTAAACCACTTCGGGGTGTCTTAATTATTTTATTTGCTATTGTATCGTTTATGAGTGCATGGAATTTCACTCATCACATATGGAACCTGTAA
- a CDS encoding leucyl aminopeptidase — translation MFQVQKELASHEAVIVALFEGEKASNFVKELDEAFDGQLQVLLEEKELSAKKKAISKVHSLGKTNVKRYYFVGLGKKEAYTTETLRTALGKVFKTLKAAKVQDAAFLLDSFVTDKMEAIDVAHIAAESYCLGTYELQTYKTNKKEIAQLESFAVITAEEPKEIEAALTVGYVHGRATNSARTLVNMPPNVLTATTLAEYAVELAEKYDMDYKVLEKEEMEELGMGALLAVNQGSTEPPKMIVLIYKGKEEWTDVVGFVGKGITYDTGGYSLKPREGMVGMKTDMGGAAAVLGAMEIIGELRPEQNVVAVIPSTDNVVSGTAFKPDDVITAMSGKTIEVLNTDAEGRLALADGLTYAKKLGANYLVDIATLTGGVIVALGNHTTGAMTNDEALFEQVLEASMETDEPVWQLPIFERDKERVRNSKFADLNNSPGRDGHAVMAGTFLGEFAEETPWVHLDIAGTADTKSAHDLGPAGATGAMVRTLATLVERFNSEE, via the coding sequence ATGTTTCAAGTACAAAAAGAATTAGCAAGCCATGAAGCAGTAATCGTTGCTTTATTTGAAGGAGAAAAAGCGAGCAATTTTGTAAAAGAATTGGACGAAGCATTTGATGGACAATTACAAGTTTTATTAGAAGAAAAAGAACTTTCAGCGAAGAAGAAAGCCATTTCAAAAGTACATAGCTTAGGAAAAACAAATGTAAAACGTTATTATTTTGTTGGCCTTGGCAAAAAAGAAGCATATACAACTGAAACATTACGCACAGCGCTTGGTAAAGTATTTAAAACATTAAAAGCTGCAAAAGTACAAGATGCTGCCTTTTTACTTGATTCCTTTGTAACGGATAAAATGGAAGCAATTGATGTTGCACATATTGCAGCTGAATCATACTGTCTTGGTACATATGAATTACAAACATATAAAACAAATAAAAAAGAGATAGCACAGTTAGAAAGTTTCGCAGTCATTACAGCGGAAGAGCCAAAAGAGATCGAAGCTGCATTAACAGTAGGATATGTTCATGGACGTGCTACAAACTCAGCTCGTACACTTGTGAATATGCCGCCCAATGTATTAACAGCAACAACACTCGCGGAGTATGCTGTTGAATTAGCTGAAAAATATGATATGGATTATAAAGTTCTTGAAAAAGAAGAAATGGAAGAACTAGGTATGGGTGCACTGCTTGCGGTAAACCAAGGGTCTACAGAGCCACCTAAAATGATTGTTCTTATTTATAAAGGAAAAGAAGAGTGGACGGATGTCGTTGGCTTCGTCGGAAAAGGGATTACATACGATACAGGTGGTTATTCTCTGAAACCACGTGAAGGTATGGTTGGGATGAAAACAGATATGGGCGGTGCTGCAGCTGTACTTGGTGCCATGGAAATTATCGGTGAACTGCGCCCTGAACAAAACGTAGTGGCTGTCATTCCATCGACTGATAATGTAGTGAGCGGCACTGCTTTTAAACCAGATGACGTTATTACAGCTATGAGCGGTAAAACAATTGAAGTATTAAATACGGATGCGGAAGGACGCTTAGCGTTAGCTGATGGTCTTACGTATGCGAAGAAACTTGGTGCAAACTATCTTGTTGATATTGCAACATTAACAGGCGGTGTGATTGTTGCGCTTGGAAACCATACAACAGGTGCGATGACAAACGATGAAGCGTTGTTTGAACAAGTATTAGAAGCATCAATGGAAACAGATGAACCAGTTTGGCAATTGCCGATTTTTGAACGTGATAAAGAGCGTGTTCGTAACAGTAAATTTGCAGATCTAAACAATTCACCAGGTCGTGATGGTCATGCGGTAATGGCTGGAACATTCCTTGGTGAGTTTGCAGAAGAAACACCTTGGGTACATTTAGATATCGCTGGAACAGCTGATACAAAGAGTGCACATGATTTAGGTCCAGCAGGAGCAACAGGTGCGATGGTTCGTACACTTGCAACGCTTGTTGAGCGTTTTAATAGCGAAGAATAG
- a CDS encoding DUF309 domain-containing protein: MEDYPLAYYEFFVKYNEGDYYTCHDLLEEMWLEDRSNLFLKGLLQMAVAQYHYSYGNVKGARIMMEVAEHYLIPSCPVYWNLDVGQVITFIQHCRARIPKEVERVPYEQVQNLPQLPELILYMR; encoded by the coding sequence ATGGAGGACTATCCTTTAGCATATTATGAGTTTTTCGTGAAGTATAACGAAGGTGACTATTACACTTGCCATGATTTATTAGAAGAAATGTGGCTGGAAGACCGAAGTAACTTATTTTTAAAAGGTTTATTGCAAATGGCAGTGGCTCAGTATCATTACAGTTATGGAAATGTAAAGGGAGCACGGATAATGATGGAGGTGGCGGAGCATTATTTGATACCGTCCTGCCCTGTATATTGGAATTTAGATGTAGGGCAAGTCATTACTTTTATTCAACATTGCAGGGCAAGGATTCCAAAAGAAGTGGAGCGAGTCCCATATGAACAAGTTCAGAACTTACCACAATTACCAGAACTTATTTTATATATGAGATAA
- a CDS encoding 3D domain-containing protein, whose amino-acid sequence MLKRYGIRIMMTCLLVAALCVTWQTLTGISLLEAVRTYQENKVKEVHAAEIEKKAVPSKEVISALEESNDWSKYRAMEVTATGYTSGVESTGKRPGHPGYGITYSGVKAKRDIYSTIAADLRVFPLGTILFIPGYGYGVVADKGGAIKGNRLDLYYERVRDVYSQWGKKKVNVYVVKMGNGKLTEEQLTMLNQDETMQVFRGQYLKQR is encoded by the coding sequence ATGTTAAAACGATATGGTATCCGCATTATGATGACTTGTTTACTTGTAGCAGCATTATGTGTGACATGGCAAACGCTGACAGGAATCTCTCTTTTGGAGGCTGTACGAACTTACCAAGAAAATAAGGTTAAAGAAGTACACGCCGCAGAAATCGAGAAGAAAGCTGTTCCAAGTAAAGAAGTGATAAGTGCTTTAGAAGAGTCGAATGACTGGTCTAAATATCGTGCCATGGAAGTCACAGCAACTGGTTATACATCAGGTGTAGAATCAACTGGTAAAAGGCCGGGGCATCCAGGGTATGGCATTACATATTCTGGTGTAAAGGCAAAACGGGATATATATTCTACAATTGCAGCTGATTTGCGTGTATTTCCACTGGGAACGATTCTCTTTATACCTGGTTACGGGTACGGTGTTGTAGCAGATAAAGGTGGCGCAATAAAAGGAAACCGACTTGATTTATATTATGAAAGGGTTCGGGATGTATATAGTCAATGGGGCAAGAAAAAAGTAAATGTATATGTTGTGAAGATGGGGAACGGAAAGTTAACGGAGGAACAGTTGACGATGCTCAATCAAGATGAAACCATGCAGGTGTTCCGTGGACAATATTTAAAACAGAGATAG
- a CDS encoding YuiB family protein, producing MSIPVLLISMMLFFILFFGIGFLLNMILRATWVMVVIYPIVCMLIINKVSVWDYFSNPKETFSSFGTNISHLGQADLFILSTGLIGAILSGIIIKKLRQSGYQMF from the coding sequence GTGAGCATACCGGTACTACTTATTTCAATGATGTTGTTTTTTATCCTTTTTTTTGGAATTGGTTTTTTGCTTAATATGATTTTACGTGCTACGTGGGTGATGGTCGTCATTTATCCGATTGTTTGTATGCTTATTATTAATAAAGTGAGTGTTTGGGATTATTTTTCAAACCCGAAAGAAACGTTTTCTTCATTTGGGACAAATATATCGCATCTTGGACAAGCAGATCTTTTTATTCTATCGACAGGATTAATCGGAGCAATTCTGTCTGGCATCATAATAAAGAAGCTGCGCCAAAGCGGCTATCAAATGTTTTAA
- a CDS encoding NUDIX domain-containing protein — MGKRGNVWLAVSGLVATKDGRWLFVKKKYGGLKGKWSLPAGFVNEGETIDEAIKREILEETGVVTNVKGVIGIRSGVIRDEISDNMIIFLLEPEGEEIIVQEKELSEVAFLFPKDIAYDESASVLIRYLLEDVSAAPLTMDTTLNPGEQFGYTAYHVFTAGAKE, encoded by the coding sequence ATGGGGAAGCGTGGGAATGTTTGGTTAGCTGTAAGTGGGCTTGTAGCCACGAAAGATGGCAGATGGCTTTTTGTAAAGAAAAAATACGGTGGGTTAAAAGGGAAGTGGTCATTGCCAGCCGGTTTTGTGAATGAAGGCGAAACGATTGATGAAGCCATCAAACGTGAAATTTTAGAAGAGACAGGCGTTGTGACGAATGTAAAAGGTGTTATAGGCATTCGGTCGGGTGTCATTCGAGATGAAATTAGTGATAACATGATCATCTTTTTACTGGAGCCTGAAGGAGAAGAAATTATTGTTCAGGAGAAAGAACTATCTGAAGTGGCATTTTTATTCCCGAAGGATATCGCATATGATGAAAGCGCTTCAGTGTTAATTCGTTATTTATTAGAAGATGTGTCAGCGGCTCCTCTCACAATGGACACAACATTAAATCCAGGAGAACAATTTGGATATACAGCGTATCATGTGTTTACGGCAGGAGCGAAGGAATAG
- a CDS encoding DUF5391 family protein, with product MRNQSKKSSIVFITLVSALLFCSFLIATSLSPLADLGPNANKFNSLGMWKSIGMILLFYIVPLLLYIGGIKAMRFIMAFLCCMGLFIHLVILAVVFIVIRVSDYNASSFLGVIILCAAVSITNVIWFFVAFRSKRTSTYTLNVR from the coding sequence ATGAGAAATCAATCAAAAAAATCCAGTATTGTATTTATAACATTAGTTTCCGCATTACTCTTCTGCTCTTTCTTAATTGCCACTTCACTTTCACCACTTGCTGATTTAGGACCTAATGCAAATAAATTTAACTCTTTAGGCATGTGGAAATCAATCGGCATGATTTTACTATTTTATATCGTACCTCTACTTCTTTATATAGGAGGAATAAAGGCAATGCGATTCATCATGGCTTTTCTTTGCTGTATGGGGCTATTCATACATCTCGTGATACTTGCAGTCGTATTTATTGTAATACGCGTAAGTGACTATAACGCCTCCTCTTTCTTAGGAGTCATCATTCTTTGCGCAGCAGTATCCATCACAAATGTAATTTGGTTTTTTGTTGCTTTTCGCTCAAAAAGAACTTCTACTTATACACTAAATGTACGATGA
- a CDS encoding NAD(P)/FAD-dependent oxidoreductase — protein sequence MKTPKIVVLGAGYGGMITTVRLQKTLSVSEAEITLVNNNSYHYQATWLHESAAGTLHHDKIRLDIQDVIDTNKVNFVQDTVVEIKAAEKRIILNNGELEYDYLVIGLGFESETFGIKGLKEHAFSITNINATRQIRDHMEYKFSQYATEKRDELVTIIVGGAGFTGIEYVGELANRIPELCKEYDVPREKARIICVEAAPTALPGFDPELVEYAVKQLEKKGVEFRIGTAIKEATEEGIMVANGDDVELLKSETVVWAAGVRGNGIVEESGFEAMRGRIKVDEFMRAPGHEDVFMVGDAALIINEETNRPYPPTAQIAIQEGYNIAHNLAVLIRDKGEMQKFAFDNKGSVCSLGHDDAMGVVMGKKLTGWKASFMKKVIDNRYLFLLGGPLLVIKKGKLKFF from the coding sequence GTGAAGACTCCAAAAATCGTAGTTTTAGGTGCAGGTTATGGCGGAATGATTACGACTGTTCGTCTGCAAAAAACATTATCTGTAAGTGAGGCTGAAATTACGTTAGTAAACAATAACAGCTACCACTACCAAGCAACTTGGTTACATGAAAGTGCAGCTGGCACATTACATCATGATAAAATCCGTCTAGATATTCAAGACGTTATTGATACTAATAAAGTAAACTTTGTACAAGATACAGTTGTAGAAATTAAAGCAGCTGAAAAACGTATTATCTTAAACAATGGTGAGTTAGAGTATGATTACTTAGTAATCGGTCTTGGTTTCGAATCTGAAACATTTGGTATTAAAGGATTGAAAGAGCATGCATTCTCTATCACTAACATTAATGCAACACGTCAAATTCGTGATCATATGGAATACAAGTTTTCTCAATATGCGACTGAAAAACGTGATGAATTAGTTACAATTATTGTTGGTGGCGCAGGCTTTACAGGTATTGAGTATGTAGGTGAGCTTGCAAACCGTATTCCTGAACTTTGTAAAGAGTATGATGTTCCACGTGAAAAAGCACGTATCATTTGTGTAGAAGCTGCTCCAACAGCACTTCCTGGTTTCGATCCAGAATTAGTTGAGTACGCTGTAAAACAGTTAGAGAAAAAAGGTGTAGAATTCCGCATCGGTACAGCAATTAAAGAAGCAACTGAAGAAGGTATCATGGTTGCGAATGGTGACGATGTTGAATTACTTAAATCTGAAACTGTTGTTTGGGCGGCAGGTGTTCGTGGTAATGGTATTGTGGAAGAGTCCGGTTTTGAAGCAATGCGCGGACGTATTAAAGTTGATGAGTTCATGCGTGCTCCAGGTCATGAAGATGTATTCATGGTTGGTGATGCTGCATTAATCATTAACGAAGAAACTAATCGTCCATACCCACCAACAGCACAAATTGCAATTCAAGAAGGTTACAACATTGCACATAACCTAGCTGTTTTAATTCGTGATAAAGGCGAAATGCAAAAATTTGCATTCGACAACAAAGGTTCTGTATGTTCATTAGGGCATGACGATGCAATGGGCGTTGTTATGGGGAAAAAGTTAACGGGTTGGAAAGCTTCTTTCATGAAGAAAGTAATTGATAACCGTTACCTATTCTTACTTGGTGGACCTTTATTAGTTATTAAAAAAGGTAAATTGAAATTCTTTTAA
- a CDS encoding NAD(P)/FAD-dependent oxidoreductase codes for MAENQKVYDITIIGGGPTGLFTAFYGGMRQASVKIIESLPQLGGQLSALYPEKYIYDVAGFPKVRAQELVDNLKEQMKKFEPTVCLEEAVDTLEKQADGVFKLVTNKDTHYSKSVIITAGNGAFQPRRLELDDTEKFEKKNLHYFVEDMNKFAGKRVVVFGGGDSAVDWTMMLEPIAEQVTIVHRRDKFRAHEHSVENLMNSRAEVKTPYVPVELIGEDKIEQVVLQHVKTEEKVVIDVDDVIVNYGFVSSLGPIKNWGLDIQKNSIVVNSKMETNIPGIYAAGDICTYDGKVKLIACGFGEAPTAVNNAKAYFDPSARLQPMHSSSMF; via the coding sequence GTGGCAGAAAATCAAAAAGTGTATGACATCACGATTATCGGTGGCGGTCCAACGGGACTATTCACAGCATTTTATGGCGGAATGAGACAGGCAAGTGTAAAAATTATCGAAAGCTTACCACAGCTGGGAGGACAATTGTCCGCACTATACCCTGAAAAATATATTTATGACGTTGCAGGATTCCCGAAAGTACGTGCGCAAGAGCTTGTTGATAATTTGAAAGAACAAATGAAAAAGTTTGAACCAACAGTTTGCTTAGAAGAAGCAGTTGATACACTTGAAAAGCAAGCTGATGGCGTATTTAAACTTGTAACAAATAAAGATACACACTATTCTAAGTCCGTCATTATTACAGCTGGTAACGGTGCATTCCAGCCACGCCGTTTAGAATTAGACGACACAGAGAAGTTTGAAAAGAAAAATCTACACTACTTTGTTGAAGATATGAACAAATTTGCTGGCAAACGCGTCGTTGTATTTGGTGGCGGCGATTCTGCAGTGGACTGGACAATGATGTTAGAGCCAATCGCTGAACAAGTAACAATCGTTCATCGACGTGATAAATTCCGTGCACATGAGCATAGTGTAGAAAACTTAATGAACTCTCGTGCAGAAGTAAAAACACCTTACGTTCCAGTTGAACTAATTGGTGAAGACAAAATCGAACAAGTTGTTCTGCAACATGTGAAAACAGAAGAAAAAGTTGTTATTGACGTTGATGATGTCATCGTAAACTACGGCTTCGTTTCTTCTCTTGGTCCAATTAAAAACTGGGGCTTAGACATTCAAAAGAACAGCATCGTTGTAAATTCTAAAATGGAAACAAACATCCCTGGTATTTACGCAGCTGGTGATATTTGTACATACGATGGAAAAGTAAAACTTATCGCATGCGGCTTTGGCGAAGCGCCAACAGCAGTAAACAATGCAAAAGCTTACTTTGATCCAAGTGCGAGACTTCAACCAATGCATAGTTCTAGCATGTTTTAA
- a CDS encoding GyrI-like domain-containing protein, translated as MIQPKIVKKEAFQAIGISATTKNDIEMSNEGKIPQLWTHYCQDQITNQIPNKSKQNETLALYSNYESDETGTYMYTIGTSVSSFDVLPENMTPLTISASTYAVFTTRKGPVSEVIIEAWQDIWNWSRENKRAFTTDFELYDERAMDPNDAQVDIYIALA; from the coding sequence ATGATTCAACCAAAGATTGTAAAAAAAGAAGCTTTCCAAGCCATCGGCATCTCCGCTACAACAAAAAATGACATTGAAATGTCCAATGAAGGAAAGATTCCTCAACTATGGACCCACTACTGCCAAGACCAAATAACGAATCAAATTCCTAACAAAAGTAAACAAAACGAAACACTAGCATTGTATTCAAATTATGAGTCGGATGAAACAGGAACATATATGTACACAATTGGTACGTCCGTTTCATCGTTCGACGTACTCCCTGAAAATATGACACCTCTTACAATATCAGCTAGTACATATGCGGTATTTACAACGCGCAAAGGTCCAGTATCAGAAGTCATCATAGAAGCATGGCAAGACATTTGGAACTGGTCAAGAGAAAACAAACGTGCTTTCACAACTGACTTTGAGCTGTATGATGAGCGAGCTATGGATCCAAATGATGCACAAGTTGACATCTATATTGCATTGGCTTAA
- a CDS encoding MFS transporter, whose product MEGLQQNKPALKELGTPLLKNTNFLFLWAATLFSSFALAFFTFSQTWYIAKTLNLEASLGIVFVALSVPRLVFMIIGGAVADKFPKKNIMFYSNIVRALLVTVILIWFIVGHVTLYTFALFALFFGLADAFFWSADGSILPELVDKHRLTQANSLTQMTNQASVILGPVLGGILIKFSNYETIFTITILLLLIAAILVQKIHASVQQEETNENKGMFTSIKEGIVYVKESPFLSTFLICSAFLNLFLIGPMQVGFPLFVKNVLHGDSLQFSYLEAAVGGGMAIGAIIVGLRNINRRRGLFCIIMMLLSGVFFLTINFSTTLWQALLAGCFYGITIAMAIVPLMAMIQSTVKEEMMGRVMSLLMLSSMGFIPLSYAMTSLTLAAGVPIVTIMKSGAIAVILFVLFIAIRIPVVRKFD is encoded by the coding sequence ATGGAGGGACTACAACAAAATAAACCTGCTCTAAAAGAATTAGGAACACCGTTATTAAAAAATACAAATTTCCTTTTTCTTTGGGCAGCTACACTATTTTCTAGTTTTGCTTTAGCCTTTTTTACATTTTCCCAAACATGGTACATAGCGAAAACATTAAATTTAGAAGCTTCACTCGGCATTGTCTTTGTCGCACTTAGCGTTCCACGCCTCGTCTTTATGATTATTGGAGGTGCTGTGGCAGACAAATTCCCGAAAAAAAATATTATGTTTTACTCTAATATTGTACGTGCCCTTCTAGTAACCGTCATCCTTATTTGGTTCATTGTCGGTCACGTTACGTTATACACATTTGCTCTATTTGCTTTATTTTTCGGATTAGCCGATGCCTTTTTCTGGTCAGCAGACGGATCCATTTTACCAGAGCTTGTTGATAAGCATCGCCTGACACAAGCAAATTCACTCACGCAAATGACAAACCAAGCATCTGTTATTCTAGGCCCTGTACTTGGTGGGATTCTTATCAAATTTAGTAACTATGAGACGATCTTTACAATTACAATTCTTCTATTACTGATCGCCGCCATACTCGTCCAAAAGATCCATGCGAGTGTACAACAAGAAGAAACGAACGAAAACAAAGGGATGTTTACCTCTATTAAAGAAGGTATCGTTTATGTAAAAGAATCTCCATTCTTATCAACGTTTCTTATTTGCAGTGCATTTTTAAATCTATTTTTAATCGGTCCGATGCAAGTTGGTTTTCCACTGTTTGTGAAAAACGTATTGCACGGCGATTCTCTACAATTTAGCTACTTAGAAGCAGCTGTTGGAGGAGGAATGGCGATTGGAGCCATAATTGTGGGACTCCGAAATATTAATCGAAGACGCGGTTTATTTTGCATTATCATGATGCTATTATCAGGTGTCTTCTTCCTAACCATCAACTTCAGCACAACACTTTGGCAAGCACTTCTTGCAGGTTGCTTCTATGGCATTACAATTGCTATGGCAATCGTTCCATTAATGGCAATGATTCAATCTACTGTAAAAGAAGAAATGATGGGACGTGTCATGAGCTTACTCATGCTATCATCGATGGGCTTTATCCCACTATCTTACGCTATGACATCACTTACACTAGCAGCAGGCGTTCCCATTGTTACGATTATGAAAAGCGGAGCCATTGCCGTAATTCTATTCGTATTATTTATTGCAATTCGTATTCCGGTTGTACGGAAGTTTGATTAA
- a CDS encoding DUF523 domain-containing protein — MIVVSACLAGIACRYDGNDNLISKIEELLQKEETVLICPEVLGGLPTPRPSAEIVGGNGDGVLDGKAKVIDKNGNDVTEAFVQGAYEALKQIKHLNPEYIILKERSPSCGSSTIYTGEFNGQKQVGYGVTTALFKRHGFTVISEEDFAKK, encoded by the coding sequence ATGATTGTAGTTAGTGCCTGTTTAGCCGGCATTGCATGTCGATACGACGGAAATGATAACCTTATTTCCAAAATTGAAGAACTATTACAGAAAGAAGAAACAGTTCTCATCTGTCCAGAAGTGTTAGGCGGATTGCCTACACCACGTCCATCAGCAGAAATTGTTGGCGGTAACGGTGATGGTGTATTAGATGGAAAAGCAAAAGTAATAGATAAAAACGGCAATGATGTAACAGAAGCCTTCGTACAAGGGGCTTATGAAGCATTAAAACAAATTAAACATTTAAATCCCGAATATATTATTTTAAAAGAACGCAGTCCATCATGTGGTAGTTCTACAATTTATACAGGAGAATTTAATGGACAGAAGCAAGTCGGATACGGCGTTACAACTGCCTTATTTAAGCGCCATGGTTTTACAGTTATTTCAGAAGAAGATTTTGCAAAAAAATAA
- a CDS encoding YxeA family protein has translation MKRYIALFSILVVFATMLVGCDLNRMGKDEYYVQITVDGKEEKGKADNGTPYTNYEYKLAGFDEDGKEKTMEFNANKNLRKEAFLRVFHSDKKGVTAWEEVKKEDIPAKAKEKLGVK, from the coding sequence GTGAAAAGATATATTGCACTTTTTAGTATTTTAGTGGTATTTGCTACGATGTTAGTTGGCTGTGACTTGAATCGTATGGGAAAAGATGAGTACTATGTTCAAATTACAGTTGATGGAAAAGAGGAAAAAGGAAAAGCTGACAATGGTACACCTTATACAAATTACGAATATAAATTAGCTGGATTTGATGAAGATGGTAAAGAAAAAACAATGGAATTTAATGCGAATAAGAATCTTCGTAAAGAAGCATTTTTACGTGTATTCCACTCTGATAAAAAAGGTGTAACAGCTTGGGAAGAGGTAAAGAAAGAGGATATCCCAGCAAAAGCGAAAGAAAAATTAGGTGTGAAATAG
- a CDS encoding iron-sulfur cluster assembly accessory protein, with translation MINVTEQAAYQIKDMLKDAEDGEKYVRLAVHGGGCSGLSYGLGFEREPNEDDTVLEFFGVEFVIDKESAPIVKGVNIDYKQSMLGGGFTIDNPNAIASCGCGSSFRTASNAGKPEDC, from the coding sequence ATGATTAATGTAACAGAACAAGCGGCATATCAAATTAAAGATATGTTAAAAGATGCCGAAGATGGAGAGAAATACGTTCGCCTTGCTGTACATGGCGGTGGATGTAGCGGTCTTTCTTACGGTTTAGGATTTGAAAGAGAACCAAATGAAGACGATACAGTTCTTGAGTTTTTCGGTGTTGAATTTGTTATTGATAAAGAAAGTGCTCCAATTGTAAAAGGAGTCAACATTGATTATAAGCAGTCAATGCTTGGCGGCGGGTTTACGATTGATAACCCGAACGCTATCGCATCATGCGGTTGCGGATCATCTTTCCGTACAGCATCAAATGCTGGTAAGCCAGAAGATTGCTAA